From the genome of Sediminibacter sp. Hel_I_10:
AAAATAGACGTAGTTCTACGTATATCAAATTCAGGTTTTTATAAATAACTTACTTGCACTAGAGTTTGAAATAATAGATTCAATGTTCATCCCGATTTAATAAAAAAAATGTTGATTATTTTAATTTAAACGCTCTATTTTGTGCTTTTAAAATAAAACGTCATGAAAGATTTTTTTTTACTTATTATTTTACTCCCAATATTAGGCTTTGGTCAAATACAAATAGGTGCCGATATTGATGGAGAAGCTGCTGGTGATAGATTAGGAACCTCAGTAAGCCTATCTGCCGATGGATTGGTCATGGCTGTAGGCGGATCGCGAAATGACTCAAATGGTTCAAATTCAGGACACGTTCGCGTATACGCCAACACCTCAAACACTTGGGTTCAAGTAGGTGATGATATCGATGGAGAAGCAACTTTTGATGTCTCAGGCATAGACGTAAGTTTATCTTCAGATGGCTCTGTGTTGGCTATAGGAGCATTTTCTAATGATGGGAACGGTTCAAACTCAGGTCATGTACGTATTTATACTAACACTTCAGGTAGTTGGATCCAAATAGGTGCTGATATAGATGGTGAAGCAGCTGGTGATTTTTCAGGCGAGGCCGTAAGCTTATCCTCAGATGGTTCTGTGGTAGCTATAGGTGCCTCAAATAACGATGGTAATGGACCAAATTCCGGCCACGTACGTGTGTATCAAAATATCTCAGACAGCTGGATTCAAGTAGGAGCTGATATCGATGGTGAAGCTGCAATCGATCTCTCAGGCGATGCCCTAAGTTTATCTTCTGATGGATCTGTAATAGCTATTGGTGCCCCAAATAACGATGGTAATGGTGAAGACTCAGGGCATGTGCGGGTGTATAAAAACATCTCAGATAGTTGGATACAAATAGGCAACGATTTAGATGGTGAAGCAGCAGGCGATAAATTTGGACAATCGGTAAGTTTATCCTCAGACGGTTCTGTCCTAGCTATTGGTGGACAATATAATAATGGTAATGGGTCAGTTTCAGGACATGTACGTGCTTATAAAAACATTTCAGATAATTGGGTTCAAATTGGTGCCGATATAGACGGCGAAGCAATGGATAATCAATCAGGCAGTTCTGTAAGTTTATCTTCTGATGGGTCTGTTCTGGCAATAGGCGCCTCTAATAATGATGAAAATGGAACAGATTCAGGTCATGTGCGTGTGTATCAAAATATCTCAGGTAGTTGGACACAAATAGGCAATGATATAGATGGTGAAGCAGCAGGTGATCTATCAGGTAATACTGTGGATTTATCTTCAGATGGCTCCATACTAGCAATAGGGGCATTTTTTAATGATGGAAATGGCACAGATTCAGGACATGTAAGAGTATATAATTTAAGCTCTGTATTAACGACAGACTCATTTGTACACCAGCAGTTTAGTTTATATCCTAACCCAGCAAAAGATCAATTCACAATTAAAATAGAAAGTGGCATCAAATTAAAAAGTGTCAGTATTTACAATAATATAGGTCAGTTGCTTTTAACATCTAAAGAGTCCAATATAAATACTTCAAATTTAGTGTCTGGGTTATACATAGTAACAATGGAAACAAACAAAGGAAAAGTTTCTAAAAAATTGATTTTAGAATAGTACTGTAAATTCATTTTAAATTAAAGTCTATAAGTTTAGCGTTTTTTATATCAATAGTGCTAAGGAATCTGCTAATATATTTGAAGTAAACCATTACATTATTGATTAAAATCAAGCTAACGTTCATGTCAAAAGAGTTATCCTAAATTAGAAGAAATACCAAGTTTTCATTTATAACAAGCAGCTATAGAGGATTAACAAAAAAATAAAAATCATTAAAACCTTTTTAACCCGTTTGATAATCTATCCTTCAAGTATCCTTATGATATATGGAGGAATTCACATGATTGATAATTATCAAAATTGGGATAGTTCTTATATCAGTGGTAAGCAATTATTTGCGGGATTTGGTTTGATAATCGTGGGTTGCACTTTAATTATTACCGATATAGCAATTATTATAAGGGATTTAAAAAAGAAGTAACAGCTCTTAGCTAAAGCACAATTCCATCCCCCAGTCCCCATTCTACCATCCTTAAAATATACGTAGTTCTACGTATAGGTTATATGATGTATTTTTAGTTACTTGTAGAATATAATACTGTAAACCAAACCAATCCATTTAAAACGCTCGACCTTTGATGTATAGTGCTTTTTCAAGACCCATATCTTAATGAAAAATACATCTCGTATATCAAATTTCCGTAAAATAGAGTATAGAAAAGCGATACGGCTTTCAACTGCTAGGTTGGTTGATCCCGAAGCTGACCATACAAAAAGTGAGATTTAATGGGATTTGACGCGTTGTGTAGCATTTAAAAATATACTGTAAATGAAAAAAATAATTGGAATTCTAATTTTATCAATAACAATGTTTTCATTCACTCAAATTAAAATGGATGGATACATAAGCCTATTTGAGAATTCAAGTAGTGCCAAGTACTATAAATATGGAAAAAGTTACTATTTTGAGTCTTTTGATAATAACAAAGAAATTATAGCTGACAAAGAATATTATGTGAAATACAGAAAATATGGTTGGGGCGATGTTGACACGACTTATTACAGAAAAGGAACTGAAAACTATTATCACATTGACAAAAAAACATTAGAAGAATCAATAGTTCTACCTGTAAACCCAAAACTTGGAGACAAATGGACGGAAAATGATAAAAGTTGGAGTTATGAAGTAATAGCGGAAGACAAAAAGTTTAAAACACCAGCAAAAAAATACATAAATTGTATAACAGTTAATTGCAAACAATTAACTAATAGAAACAAAGAAAAAGCTAAAGAATATGTTCTCTATTATTCGCCAGAATTTGGATATGTCGGAAATGTAGACTCAAAAGGAAAAATATTGAGTTATTTAAGTGAAGTCAAATTGAATGCAAAAGAAGGGGAAAAAATAGGTGGAAAATAATAACGCTACACAACAATGTATAATAGCAATTACGGCGGATTCGACTACGTCAGTATGCAAGCGAAATTCCCAAAACCAGTATTGAACCGAAAAGCCTGTGTATATTAGCCCGTAAATGACGGATATACGAGATCGTTAGATTATAGTAGATATAACGAACAAAAAAATTAAACTAAAAGCGTATTCAATGAAACAACTAAAGGTAATACTAGGCATTGTAATTGGTTTATCAATCCTCTCCTGTTCATCAGATGATGATTCAGCTTATAACTCAAATGGCTTTAAGGTGAATGGCGTTAATTATGCCACAGATTTTGCGTACTCAACTTCTGGAGGTAGTGGAAGCCCTATTGAAGTATTGATTTTTTCTTCAACAGATAGATCTTTAGCCTCTTTTTTAGAAAACAGAGGGCGCTTTGATTTGAGATACACGGGCGACCAATTAACTCCTGGTACCTATTCAGGAAATGCATTGGGCAGTGTCATCGAATTTACAAAAGACATTGAAAAAGTCGATGGCGCTTTTGTGTCGTTTGGAGAAGATTTGGCTTTTACTTCTAATGGTAGTAATTTGTCTGGTGCTGCTCAAGTAAACTCAGTAAGTTATAATGCTGAGGGCGATATTATCCAAATTGATATTGATTATAATTTTAGTTGGGATGGTACTGAGATTTTAGGAAGTTATAGTGGGGAAGTGGGAATAGATCCTTAAAGGCAAAATAGAATTTTTTGTTTTTTTTTTTATTGTTCTTTTTTAAAGAGATGGTCAACAACTATTTGTAATAGAAGCTATCGACCCCATTTCAAATCCAATCTTTTAATGCCTTAACAGCTGCGCTCAAAATATACGTAGATCTACGTATAGGTTATGTTATGTATTTTTAGTTTCTTGTAGAATATAATACTGAAAACCAAACCAAACCAATCCATTTAAAACCCTCGACCTTTGATCTAGATAACTTTTTTGAGACTCAAATTTTAGAAAAAATAGGATATAGATAAGGATATAGATTTCAATTGATAGGTTGACTTATCCCGAAGCTGACCATACAAACAGTGAGATTTAATGGGATATAACGAGTTAAATACAATAGCTCCGAAATCGTTATTACTAGTCTAATTGTCCACGGAAAATTAAAATTTACAGCCGATGTTTAAAACGTTACGGACTTCAAACTGAACTGAATCAAAAGCCATAATTTGATGATCAACTTTTTGGAATTTCAATATTGCGGAATCAACTCTTACCGAATCCACTCTTACGGAATATTAATGTCGCGGAATTATTACGGATTCAATTCTTACGGAATTTAAGCACTGGGTAATCCTTACGAGAACGATACGTGGCAAAAAAGCCGCTCGAAATGTGAGCCGCTTTTTTCCTTTCAACGGTAAAAGCAGAACTCCCTTCGGTCGTTCAGCTTTTGACGATAGTTATTGTCCAATCTCTACGGCATAACTGATCCTGATAAACAACACGTGTCGCTAAAGTATTTAACACTGCGTATAATTAATTGCTAGGTCTCTACTATTCGGAAAATTGACGCTTAGCCTTAATGCTGTTTCTTTTTACTATTTTAGTGCAATAGACACGCAACTAATTATACTCTTACACGTTGTACCCAATTTATGAAAACCGTAATTCACATAATAATTTTGACATTTATAACAGCTTCTTGCCAACCTCAAGAACTGAATGTGAATATCAAAAATGTTGAAATTAATATTCCTGGAAGTCCAGGACCTTGGCTGAAATACAACGATAATTTTTATTGTTACTTTAAAACTGACAATGACAAATTTAGTTCAGGTTCTAATCATCAATTTTACATTCTCGATAAAGACGGTAAAATAAAATCTCAAATTGATGTTCCAAAAAAACTTCAAACCTTTTATTACGATTTGTACATCAAGAACGATACAATATTTACAACGGAATATTATGACCACAACTCTTTTTATCTTGACCAAACAAATAACACTTGGATAGAAACAAAAAAAGGAATTGATTTATATTACGATGATAAAGACTATTCTGTTTATTCTCTCGATTTTGGAGAATGGGGTGGCGTAACTTGGTTCAAAGACAAACAAACGGGTAAACAATATGAAATTGGCGCAACATCGCCAGTAATCAATAAGTTAAATAACCATTATTATCTAACAACAGGTATATCCGTTTTGAAAATTAAAGACCCAACAGAGTTGGATGAAAGTAAGGAGCCCTACGATTATAAAAAAGCTGTTGCTGACCTTGAAAATAGTTATCGAAGAGAAGGGAATTATTCTACAAATGGAGCGGAAGTAATATTTGAATACAAAGATAATGACTATTTCAACCCAACTTTCTCAATAGCAACATCATTCATTTCAAACGAGAAACTCTACCATTTGTACAAAGACAGTATTTCAACCAAAATTGGAACAATAGAAAACAAAACGTTAGTTCCATTTTACGAATTTAAATCTATAATCAGACCTTTTCAATGGAATTACGATACAAGAAACCCAATTCAAAATAACAACTTTCAATCTGTTCAATTCCGAACAGACAAGGATTCTGTTTACGGAATTATAGAAATTAACAAAAATGATTTTAAAGTCACCCAATTCAACAATATTTATAAAGAACCAGTATTTGGCGAAAATGAAATGAATGAATGGGTTGAAAATACTTTTGACAATTATTATTCAAATTTTAGCTCATTGACTTTAACCCAAATAGACAAAGTTGAGCAAGAGATAAATGCAACGGATATTACCCAAAAACATAAAATTTCAACTTATCGACTTGATGGTCGAGATGTTAATACGCCAAGAATTTATAGAAAAATTGAGAGTAAAGAATTAAGGTTATTAACAATATATTACTATTCAAAAGACGAAAAGAAAATAGAGTTAGTGAAATTTGAAAGGGGAAAAAACAGAAACAAAAATCAAAGTATTAAAGATGTTGTTGCTTCAATGAACAATAGCGAAATGGAAGAAACACTTTACAAACAAAAATTTGATTGGATTTCAGATTACCTCAAAGGCAAATTAGGAGAACCTAACGACTTGCAAACGGACAAAAATAGTACTAAACAAAAATGGAAAAAAAATAACAAAATTATTGTTTTAGAATATAGCAAAAGAGATGTCGAACTAACAATTTACAGCGAATAAAAAACTGGGTACAACACCGTATATAGCTCATAGCTAATTAGTTGCTTAATCGAATTTAAGACATATTTGCAAGTCCGCCAAATTTTTTAATTTGGCTTATTGAGAAAAAAGATAATAAGAAAATTATAAAATTCGGCTCGTGCTCAACCGAAAGGTAATTGCTAATTTGTACGCTACGAGCCATATACAAAACCGTTGTAAAACATTAAAAAATAGAAATGCAGAAAATTACTCAAGTTTTAATATTATTAATATCAATAGCATCATTTTCTCAAATGACGACAAAAGACAATATTGAGATTGAAATTAAAAAATCCAAATTGGTTGATAATGTTAGTGTTGTTGGGATACGACAGCTAAAAGTCAAAAGTGACGAGTTAAGAAAAGTGATGATTAAAACGAAAATAAAATCCCCAAAGGATAATAAAACCAGACTAAGTGGGTTTTCCCTAATAGACGAAGAAAACAAAATTAGATATCGATTAGCTGATTATAAAGGATATACTGGTTTCATAGGGTCTCCTGAATTAATCCCTTACCGAAAAACTGAATTATTTGATAAAAAGGGTAATCCAATAAATTATGGACCACCATTCGATAAGTCTGAAAAAGACATTTTTAATGATTATGATATTGATGGGTACGTGAATTTTGAAATACCGGTAAATTTTGGAACAAAAAAAAATCCAAACCTTAGCGTTCTATATTTTGGACAAACGAGATATAAAAAATTTACTGGCGAGTTGTTCTTTACGTTGTTAGCAAAGAATACTAATTTAGTATACCAACTATATTATAAAGATGAAAAAATTTCGGACATCAAGTTCTGAAAATAACGTTTTACAACAACGTATAAAAATAATAGGGCAATGAGTGCTTAACCTAATGGTAATGTCACATTTGCGAAGTTGCCAAATTTTTAAATTTGGCTTATTGAGAAAAAAAGATAATAATAAAAAATTAAAAATTCGGCTTGTGTTCAACCGAATGGTTTGCGCTCATTAACTGCCCTACTATTCTTATACACAACCGTTGGCGGTAATACAAAGGAAACTCTCGTCCTAAAATAGGTTGACTAAAAATTAAACACTTTTAGTACACTATGGAAACACCAAAGAATGGCTCCTGCCGAAAAAAACAGTACCAAAAAATAAGTTTCGACCTGAAACTTTCCATCATTGACGAAATTGCAAACGGACAGACCTCCGTCAATCACGCTGCAAACAAGTACAATATTCCCAGAAGCTCCATTGAGTATTGGATCAAGAAATTGAGTAACTTCGAGAACAAATCCAATACAATGAGTAAAAACCAAGAAATCAAAAAACTTAAAGAGCGCATCGAGGAACTTGAGTTCGTCAAGGACTTCCAACAGGACGTGATAGCTGACTTTGAAAACGTTACGGGAGAGCATCTCTCAAAAAAGTACTTGCCCGAAGCATTAGTAAAAGAGATAGAGAAAAAGAGAAAAGACCTTACAAGGTAAAATGGCTCTATCAATGCTTCGGGATAAGCAAACAGGCGTACTATAAACGTCTAAAGGCAAATCATGATAAAGAAAAAAGAGATCAAACAGTCCTGGACCTTGTGCGTCAGAAAAGAAAGATCCACTATAGATCAGGTTGTAGAAAATTGATCAAGTACATTGGGAGCGAACTTAGGGAAAACAACATAAAAATGGGAAGAGATGCATTGTTCGACCTACTAAGATCCTATGGAATGCTGATCAAAAAAAACAAACGCTATCATATTACAACAGACTCCAAACATCTGTTATACAAATCTCCAAACCTCATAAAAGACTTGGAAATTACCCATAGCGAACAGGTATTTGTCAGCGATATAACCTATATAAAAACAGATGACGGTCACGCTTATTTGGCACTGGTAACAGATGCCTACTCTAAGAAACTAATGGGTTGGGCATTGGACGACAATATGAGGGCCACATTGGTCGTAAAGGCTCTGGACATGGCCATAAAGAACATGGAATTCAAGCACGAGAACATCATTCACCACTCGGACAGGGGCATACAGTACTGTTGTCCAGAGTTCACTGATTTTGCAGAGAAAAACAACTTTATACTTAGCACAACCCAGCAGTATGACCCTTATGAGAACGCAGTGGCAGAAAGGATAAACGGGATACTCAAGTATGAGTTCGGACTCAAGAAAACAATCAAGAGCGTAGATATCGCAAGGCTAATCATGAAACAGGCAACACGGATATACAACCAGCAAAGAATCCATTGGAGCCTGGGGCTCGAAACACCTGAATGTATCCACAAGAAATACAACCCAATAAAGTACAGGTCATACAGAAAGAAAACGGCCTAGGAATGTTGGCAACTTTTTTAAAACCCGAAGGGAATTATTTGAAAAAAGTTGTCAATGTTCCCTGTAAATTTTAGACATTTATAATGACTTTTTAACCCAAAAAATGGTCAACCTATTTCAGGACAAGACAGAACACAAGAAACATATGGAATTCAAGAATGAAATAGAAATTTTTATCAAAGATTTTGTCAAAGATTTAAATGAAGGCAGTGCTTCCATATTTGCAGGTGCAGGATTATCAATACCTGCAGGTTATGTAAATTGGTCAGAATTAATGGATGAAATTGCTCAAGACCTCGGACTTAGTATATCAAATGAAACAGACCTTGTATCATTAGCCCAATATCACGTAAATGAGAATCGAACTCGTTCTAAAATTAACAGAAAAATACTTGAAGAATTTGTCGAGAATGTTGAAGAAACAGAGAATCATCAAATAATATCTCGTCTCCCACTATCATCAGTTTGGACAACAAATTATGACAAACTTATTGAACAAGCATTCCAAAATGAAAATAAAGTAGTTGATGTAAAATATAGTAATAATCAATTACTCACTACAAAACCTAAACGAGATATTGTTATTTATAAAATGCACGGAGATGTAAACCATCCTTCAGAAGCTATATTAACAAAAGAACAATACGAAGATTATCACAGAACTCACGAACCATACATTAATACACTTACAGGCGAATTAACAACTAAAACCTTTTTATTTATAGGTTTCAGCTTTACAGACCCAAATTTAGATTACGTACTGAGTCGACTAAATTTTAGATACAGAGAACAAAAAAGACAACACTATTGCTTTGTAAAGAAACACGTTCTAAGTGATAATAATAATCCAGATAAAGCTACATTAGATTACAATACTAAGAAACAAACACTTATTATAAACGATTTAAAACGTTATGGAATTAAATCACTAATAATTGAAAGTTATAACGAGATAACAGAAATCCTCAAAGAAATTGAAAATCGTTACAAGAAGAAAACATTATTTATCTCTGGTAGTGCAGAAGTATATGACCCAATTGAAAAAAATCAAGCATTAGGTTTTATCCATAAACTATCAAGAAAAATAATTGAACAAGATTATCGCATTATTAACGGTTTTGGCTGGGGCATTGGAAGTTCTGTAATTAATGGAGCTTTAGAAGCGATTTATTTGAAACCTTCAAAATATTCTGAAAGTCAGTTGATTTTAAAACCTTTCCCTCAGTTTGAATCTGGCAATAAAAAACTTCCTGAATTGTGGGAGGATTATAGACAAAAAATGATTTCTCTGAGTGGAATATCAATTTTTGTTTTCGGAAACAAATTAAAAGAGGGCAAAATTGTTGAAGCAAATGGTGTAATTCGTGAATTTGAAATCTCACATCATAATGGAAATATATGCATTCCAATAGCCTTTACCAACTATGCTTCAAAAACAATTTTTGAAACAATCTTAAAGCAACCCGATAAATATTATCAAAAACCAAAAGTTGTTTTACCGTATCTTAAAAAATTAGCAGACGATAAGGTTTCAATGTCGGAAAAATTGAAAGTGATTATAGAACTATTAAAAACAATAAACAAATAAACTATGGCAAGAAACGTATTTACAAGCTTTCATTACAAACCTGATAATTGGAGAGCATCAACTGTTAGAAGTATAGGCAAAATAGAAGGAAACAAGGTTGTAACAGCTAATAAGTGGGAAGAAGTTACAAATGGTGGAGCAACTGCAATCAAAAAATGGATTAATGACAATATGAAAGGTAAATCTTGTGTTATTGTTTTGGTTGGTCAGGATACGGCAAAAAGGAAATGGATTGACTACGAAATAGAACGAGCTTGGACAGAAAAAAAAGGACTGTTAGGTATTAATATTCACAATTTAAAAAATAGTAATGGAGAACAATCCAACAAAGGAAATAATCCATTTGAACATTTTACTTTAGGTTCAAAAAAATTATCATCAGTAGTAAAATGTTATAATCCACCATACAAAACGAGCACTAATGTATATAGTTACATTAAGGAGAATATTGAAGATTGGATTGAAGAAGCCATAGAAATAAGGAAAAATAACTAATGAGCGTTCTAAGTAAATCACAACTTTATGAGTTTAGAAACTCAACGAGATATTTTTCAAAAGCAGTAACGGAAAGTCTAAATGAGTTTTCTTCAGAAAGTAAAACTGGAAAAACCACAATTTTTTTATCACACAAGCACGATGAAAGAAAAGAATTAGATAGTGTCATTTCTTTTTTGAAAAAAATTAATGTAAATGTTTATGTTGATTGGCTTGATGAAGGTATGCCTAAAACTACTTCTGGAAAAACTGCCACTCGAATTAAACTAAAAATAAAAGAAAACGATAAGTTTATTTTTTTAGCAACAGAAGGAGCAATTAATTCAAAATGGTGCAATTGGGAATTAGGATTTGGAGATTCACATAAATTTGATAGAAATATTGCACTATTTCCTGTTAGAGATGATGGTTTCAGTTTTTCGGGTAATGAATACCTACAAATCTATCCAAGAATTGAATACGTAAGTAGAAATTCCGTATCAAGACGAATTGGAGGATATTTTGATGAAGGATATTATGTTATATCACCAAGGAATGAAGATGGAACGAGTTATTATACGAAAATTGAGGATTGGCTGAAAAGATAAAGTACTACCGCCAACAATGCGTATGGCCAATTGCGGCTAATTACTTAATCGATATTCGATGTTTTTAGCTACATTTATTTTAAGCGG
Proteins encoded in this window:
- a CDS encoding toll/interleukin-1 receptor domain-containing protein codes for the protein MSVLSKSQLYEFRNSTRYFSKAVTESLNEFSSESKTGKTTIFLSHKHDERKELDSVISFLKKINVNVYVDWLDEGMPKTTSGKTATRIKLKIKENDKFIFLATEGAINSKWCNWELGFGDSHKFDRNIALFPVRDDGFSFSGNEYLQIYPRIEYVSRNSVSRRIGGYFDEGYYVISPRNEDGTSYYTKIEDWLKR
- a CDS encoding T9SS type A sorting domain-containing protein, translating into MKDFFLLIILLPILGFGQIQIGADIDGEAAGDRLGTSVSLSADGLVMAVGGSRNDSNGSNSGHVRVYANTSNTWVQVGDDIDGEATFDVSGIDVSLSSDGSVLAIGAFSNDGNGSNSGHVRIYTNTSGSWIQIGADIDGEAAGDFSGEAVSLSSDGSVVAIGASNNDGNGPNSGHVRVYQNISDSWIQVGADIDGEAAIDLSGDALSLSSDGSVIAIGAPNNDGNGEDSGHVRVYKNISDSWIQIGNDLDGEAAGDKFGQSVSLSSDGSVLAIGGQYNNGNGSVSGHVRAYKNISDNWVQIGADIDGEAMDNQSGSSVSLSSDGSVLAIGASNNDENGTDSGHVRVYQNISGSWTQIGNDIDGEAAGDLSGNTVDLSSDGSILAIGAFFNDGNGTDSGHVRVYNLSSVLTTDSFVHQQFSLYPNPAKDQFTIKIESGIKLKSVSIYNNIGQLLLTSKESNINTSNLVSGLYIVTMETNKGKVSKKLILE
- a CDS encoding SIR2 family protein produces the protein MEFKNEIEIFIKDFVKDLNEGSASIFAGAGLSIPAGYVNWSELMDEIAQDLGLSISNETDLVSLAQYHVNENRTRSKINRKILEEFVENVEETENHQIISRLPLSSVWTTNYDKLIEQAFQNENKVVDVKYSNNQLLTTKPKRDIVIYKMHGDVNHPSEAILTKEQYEDYHRTHEPYINTLTGELTTKTFLFIGFSFTDPNLDYVLSRLNFRYREQKRQHYCFVKKHVLSDNNNPDKATLDYNTKKQTLIINDLKRYGIKSLIIESYNEITEILKEIENRYKKKTLFISGSAEVYDPIEKNQALGFIHKLSRKIIEQDYRIINGFGWGIGSSVINGALEAIYLKPSKYSESQLILKPFPQFESGNKKLPELWEDYRQKMISLSGISIFVFGNKLKEGKIVEANGVIREFEISHHNGNICIPIAFTNYASKTIFETILKQPDKYYQKPKVVLPYLKKLADDKVSMSEKLKVIIELLKTINK
- a CDS encoding helix-turn-helix domain-containing protein; this translates as METPKNGSCRKKQYQKISFDLKLSIIDEIANGQTSVNHAANKYNIPRSSIEYWIKKLSNFENKSNTMSKNQEIKKLKERIEELEFVKDFQQDVIADFENVTGEHLSKKYLPEALVKEIEKKRKDLTR
- a CDS encoding TIR domain-containing protein; translation: MARNVFTSFHYKPDNWRASTVRSIGKIEGNKVVTANKWEEVTNGGATAIKKWINDNMKGKSCVIVLVGQDTAKRKWIDYEIERAWTEKKGLLGINIHNLKNSNGEQSNKGNNPFEHFTLGSKKLSSVVKCYNPPYKTSTNVYSYIKENIEDWIEEAIEIRKNN
- a CDS encoding IS3 family transposase, whose translation is MSKQAYYKRLKANHDKEKRDQTVLDLVRQKRKIHYRSGCRKLIKYIGSELRENNIKMGRDALFDLLRSYGMLIKKNKRYHITTDSKHLLYKSPNLIKDLEITHSEQVFVSDITYIKTDDGHAYLALVTDAYSKKLMGWALDDNMRATLVVKALDMAIKNMEFKHENIIHHSDRGIQYCCPEFTDFAEKNNFILSTTQQYDPYENAVAERINGILKYEFGLKKTIKSVDIARLIMKQATRIYNQQRIHWSLGLETPECIHKKYNPIKYRSYRKKTA